CTTTTGTTTTTAGTGTAAGTTGTATCTTAAATCCAGCCCGGGGCTGAAAAGCTCACCTCCTCGTATTTGCGGTCGGCCTCCTCTGCAATGTGCTTGGCCTCTTTAAGctggatctcctgcagctccatcttctcctcatccttcaTGGCCCTGTTCTCAATTACCTTCATGCCTCTGTGTGCCAAGAAACAGTCAGTAAGGGATGTTAGGACTTAAACGAACCCTCTGACTCTGCAATCCCACAAATTTGCTTGCAGGAAGCAAGAGTTGCCGTTTCGCTTCTGATGAGAACTCACCTCTCGCTCTCATCTGCAGCCttctcagcctcctccagctTGGTCAGGGCAGTGCCCAGACGCTCCTGAGCGCGGTCCAACTCCTCCTCAACCAGCTGGATGCGTCTGTTCAGAGAAGCGACCTCTGCCTCAGCCTAGAGAGACAATAGCCGTCAAGACAGCCTGGAATTCAACAAGCTCAACAAGAGCACACACGCAGCACGTCAGCCCAAAGAATACTGTGTTCTAttgtgggtgcatgtgtgcaccATCGCTGTTTcacattgttattttatttttatttttttacaattcTTTGTGGAGATAACCTTCCCAGGAGCCACTCTGTAACGATACCAATGTCCCACAGCAGCCTCCACACTGGTCCCCAGACAGAACCTTAACAAAGCTCAAGTCAAAGGCCCTGAGAGTGTTACAATGCAACTGGCAACTGGCAACTGGATAATTCACATCACTCAGAGATATTTAAATGCAATGAACCATAACATTTGCAAATAATCTGCATTAGATCAGAACTTTCAGGCTCCTGGACACGTTTAACAGTGGCTTTTGTGCTCAGTGAAACCAGGCCAGAGAAGCCCCGACCAACCTCCTGTTTGCAGGTGTGACTGCAACCGATCAAAGTTCATCTTCAGCTGTGAACTCTCTCTGAAAACACCCCGTGGTTGATTAACGTGAACTGTCAACGCAAACCTGAGCGCTGCAAGCTTCAAAAGATCTGCTCAGTGGGTAACTGCCACTATGTTGAGATTGAGTGAAACTATACTGCAATAACCTGTTGGCCTTATAAGGGAATGTCAAAGACGCAAGCTcacagtgacatttaaaaatgcagccAAGTTCACTTGCGACTTCCTGTTAGCTGTGACACATTCAATCGTAGCCTCTCTCTTGGGTAGAGTAAAAGTTGTCACAAGAGGGATAAATTCATCTgtaaattttaaaaaggaatgaaaaAGCATTGGTTTGCTGTGCACAAGGCCATTTAACTTCTAATAGGTGCTTCATTCATGCCTCAGTGGCAGCAGGGACCACAGCTACAAGCATCGCGGTCCACACGGACCTTACTGTGCAtcaattcattttttaaagcaaGCCCTCATAAATAAACACTACAAGAAGAAGCCTTTGCATGAGCAGCTCTAGGCAGACTTAAAAAATGCTTACTTGTTCCCTCTCTTTCTTATGTGCAAGCAACTCCCTTTGTAACTTTTCGGCTCTCTCTTCTGCAGCGTCTGTCTTCTCCTGTAAGACTCTGATCTTTCGCTTGACGGCCTCCAGCGACGTTACTCCGGCCATTGTACCCGCAACAGTTGGTTTTAAAAAGGGGTCTTGGTGCGCAATTTCCGACAGACTGGCATGCGACGAGTTGACGTCCTCGGTTGTGCGCAAGCTGGAAACGCGCAGAGCGAATGCCTGCGCTTTGTCCAGGAAGTACCCCTTATTTCGAAATATTTATTAAACTGCGTAGTATTTTAGTTGTTCCTAAAATCTGATTTGCAGTGTTTTGACGAGTAGCATCAAGTCCGACAAATATATTATTCAGCGAGTTAAAACAATATTAATATAGCGCAATAGCAGTTTAATCCTTGTGCTAAAGCCCACATCACTGTCAGCTTGACAGCGCTTGTGGTCAAAATTTCTAGAGGCcacagcgccatctgctggctCGTTTTAGCAGCGCCAAGTCATTTCACCTAACTCTCCAACGATGACATTTTTGCAGATTACTGcagaataaaaatatttaaggTATTTGAATTAATAAATCTGTTGGCCTATTTGATAGAATCCATACGTTACTGCTGTGACTATTAACGGGAGTAAGTCTGAAACTCACTTTTACACATCCTTTTAAAGTATTTCGGCGTGTTTCCTGACgcctctttcttttttaccACTACACCAAGATTCCTTTAATTCTTGTTTTCACTGTATGGATTTTACCCTTATATAGCCATTAATCTAATTTCCTTGAAAGCGGCTTGTCTCCAGGGGCTTCAAATGtaaacaatcaaacaaacaaaaaagtatCATATTTTGAAAATCTGAAATGCATATGCATTACGATAgatcatttatttgatttgtttgcaCATCATCCTTATGAGTGTGCCTGGGATAGTCTGGAGACAGTTTTCTTCCCCTTTCTGTGGAAGCAGAGAGAGCAGCCCGCAGATGTGAGTTCTATCTTGACCATATAAAGCAGTGGGCTATATTTATCTGGGAGCTTGCACTGTTGGGAAGACTGAGCATTGGACCGCTCcacaaaaaaagactttatttGAGATGCATGAGTCTGGAACAAAAATAAACGTATTTAACAACGTGCCAGATGTTTACTAAGTGAAGAATCTGATATTCTTTGGGCAGACTTGTGAGTGTGGTGATGTGATTATTGGAATGACAGCTCAACGATGTGATTAGAGTTGATATCTGGTCCGGTTTGATGGGAATAAAAGATGCTTAAGCTGCGAATCTAATTCGCTGTAGAGACATGGGGATTTAAGATGATCAGCAGAGACATCTTGTCTCTAGTTCTAAAGAGTCTAAAATGTTGAACTGTCATTTTCGACGGTGATGAGGAAATAAAGGTGTGATGAAGCAACGTGCAAAAAGGGGTGCCTggtgcccccacccccaccccccgggaAACCTCCCCCATACTTACGTCTGTGGCTTTCTTTTCTGCCAGTTCAAGCTTCTCCTGAGCATCTTTAAGAGCCTCGGAGAACTTGTCCAACTCATCTTCTGTCCCCTTTAATTTCTTCTGCAGGGCTACCAAATCGTCCTCAAGCTGAGGCGCGTTTCAGTGCGCGGGCAGTTTGAGAGGTGGTCAGCGTGAGCGCGCACAGGCGCACAGGAGCgacagaggaagggagaggcgcagagggagggagagacgtAGAgatagaaagaaagagagagcggCGACAGGGGAGTGCGCAGGGaagaagggaagagagaggagaggaagttaGGGGAGCCCGTGCGCGTCTTTCCCGGATACCTTGGTGGCGACCTCCTCGGCGGTCAGCAGCTTCTCTTCAGCCGTTTGGAACTCCTCAGTCACTCTATCTCTCTCGTCTTCAGTAACACGTAATTTCTTTTCCAACTCTCTTAACTCGTCCTCTAACTACACACCAATATAAAAAGTTGCAGAGCACAGCATAACATAGAATAAACATGCGGTTAGTACATCATTAAACAAGATCTATATTTCCCTAACTTGCAAAGGTTATATCATTATAGCATTCTGAGTTCTACTTTAAACTAAACAGATGAACTAAACACTTGTATCTTCCAGAAAGATCAAGAAAGAAACCCTGTAATCTCTGGTTAATCCCTTGTGCGGATTATCCACGGTTAAATGTAGCTACGAGTCCCGCTTTTTAAACTAAGCTCTTGGTTTCCCCCATAAAAGTTAGAGAAAAAAGCCGACCTGTTTGCTTCTATCCTCTGCTGCTTTCTTGTCTGTCTcagcctgctctgctctgtccaaGGCGTTCTCCTTGTCGAGCTTGAGCATCTGCATCTTCTTCTTGATGGCATCCATGGCTGCTTATCGTTGTTTGGCTGCACCGAGGAGAAAAAAGATCAAACCCAATAACGTCCAATTTAAAacccagggagaggagaggagggctaGAGCGTCTGTGCCTCACTGAACGCTAAGCTGGAGTGCAGGCTCTGCCTCGCTGTGCCCTGTCAAATATGTACTTTCATTTGGGGGGGAGACTGGATTCCATTTGGACATCCAATGCTATTTTGGAGGAGGCGTGCGTCCGTGTCCGGGCGTCCTGCGCGGCGATTCGTTGCTCTCAAACATTTGACTTTTGATACGCCTTTATATGGGCTGTGATGGACAAGCAGGCGACTCTGGAAGAGACTTGCTGTGGTTTTTGTCGCAGAGAGGATGCAGATGACATTTCGGATGAGCAGATCATTTCTTATCTGCGCActctttatttaattttacGCAGCAGCCTGCCAatcattttgtttccttttaagcATGCTGTTCATTTCCAGAAATCTGTGACCAGTTTCTTATCTGTGTAGATGTTTCCTCTTCTGAGTTGTTAGTCCTACTATATGTGACCCCGTGAGAGACTGGAAGTGGGACCAGGGGCAGCTGTCACAAGAGTGGCTTGTGGtatgaatgtgtttttgggCAAACGTGAGTGAGTTTCACCGAGGAGGAGGTCTGAGGAGAAAGCAGTCAAAGgcaagtcatttttaaaaagagatgcTTTTGGTGAGCCAGAGAAGCCCGGGAGAGGCATTGCCCTGAGTTTGGAGGGTGGCCCAGGATGGGAATTTGTTTATCTGATAATGTCTCAGATATCCTCCCTCCAAGCTGTTGATGCGTCAAGTCGTCCTGTCAGCCAAGATGGATGCTTTTACACCttggcagcagctcagagttTGAACAATGTCAACCAGTTAAGCAACTGGCAAAGGTCTGGGATATGCAGCACATTTGTTAAGGTTCATCCTGAGTGGGGGAGGGCATGACTTTTGTCTCTTTTACTTAAACAAAAAAGCAACATTGACAAACAAATATCAAAGTATCCTGAAGACCCCACAATGAATCTCAGGGATATTTTTAGGGCcgttctctctttcacacacctGCTTTAGTCTATAATATACCGTAGATCCAGCGCTCTGTGCCAAGAGTCCGGGGTCTGATGCTATGAGGTACGACCCCTAAAATAAGACCGGTCTCATTCGGGCTTTGCTCCGTTTTCTCCCACATTGTTGTTACCCGGTGCTGAAATCAGATAGACGGGCCTTGACCCCTGAATCCCCCACCAAGATGGCGGCAGCGGCGGAGGCGGCAACAGCAGAAACTGTGCTTACAATAGGTTCACGGCGTCGCTTTGTTCTAATTGGCCGGTCATTCTAGGCACCAACGTCAAAGCGTGGCAGACTTTGATCGACAGATGCTGTAATGGAAGAGTATTCAGATAATCTCAAGCTAGCCCTTGTTCTAATAGACTGGCATCCGTCTAATTGTGATTGACAGGGAGAAAATGAGGGGAACAATGGTCTGATCTCATATCCGCCACTCTTCTAGGCAAGATGAATCAGAAGAGGCGCATGAGATCCGAAAGCCACAATTAAACTGTAAATGCTCTGACAGCGTGCACAATAATGTATTATAATGTACTTTTAACCCATAAATGTCACAATTATTAAAGTGAATATTACATGAATTTATGTAATGTTAATAAAACACCCAATCAAATGAAATGTTGCCCTTTGCACCATCTTTCCATGAGAATTTTGCTCACTTAAGTATCATCTTTATCTTATTTCATGTCACATTCAGTATACTTCTGCAACCATGACCACACCACTGGAGTCCTAATTTATGGAGATTTTACTTAATAAAAGTTTCACTTAATGGACTCAAGGGAGGTTTGTGATGGCCTACTAGATTTCCCATGGCATGCTGGGAATGAAAATAAGACCAATTATGATATTTAACTCCAACTTATTGGCACAGTAAAAATAGCCCTGGGTCCACTCTGCTGACTCGGGTTTAAGTAGTTTCAAATGTCTCATTGAAGGCTACCGTGTTCTGACTTACATCCCactggaaaatgaaaagtcgTCTCCTAACAAGGCAGAACTCAAGGACaaagtttcttttttgtccGTGTTCATTACAGGAGAATAAATCATAACAATACTTATGGCCGTTTTGGGCCTGTGGTGTCCTGAACACACCACAACTCCTGGATGAGCTTCCCTAACTTGGATGTTAAAGAGAGAAATAAGTCTCCAGGCATATAATTTGGTGCACTTTGGAAAATATTTCTGCTTCTTAAGGCCTGTAAAAGCTTCTGCTAGAACAGCTGATGGAAAGTTATGTCTAAATATATAAATGGAGAGCAAATGTTTGTGATATCACTCATGCCACAGTTATGTACCAAATCTTCACCGACGAACGAGTTCCATAAGCACAGATGCTGAATTCATTTCGTGGGCAACCATCTTTGTCTTTAATGGTGGGTGGAGAAGTCATCAAAGAGCTAAAATTCAATTGAATTCAGGGTATACTAAGTTAAATCCTAACTTTCAGAGATTCAAAGACAACATTGCTCCCCCCAAACACTTAAATCACGCTGGGTCGGATCTCCCTTAACTGAGTTGCTGTGGAAGGAGGAGCCGAGACCATCTTGGTCTGCGACCCCTGAATTTGTGTTTACGTAAGAACGCTCTCAGGAGAGACATTTAAGGTTCTGTTCTGATGAAAATGCCACTGCTTTGCAGAAAGACGTCCCGTGAGTCTGCTGAGACGCAAAGATCAAGCTGCGTGGCCAAGCTTGAAAACTTTTAATGACTGTCAAAGTGTTCCAAATGATTTGAAACAGGGAGAAGCCCCTGTGCTGCCGTCAAACCCGGAGCCGAGCCGTACTGGCAGGCCGCTTGTCAAATACCATGTGAAGATTTGTGCAGGCATCATCCGgttatatatagagagagaacTCTTTGGCTCTTTCAGACAGTTCCCCTGGGATTATAGTCCAGGCAGAGTTTAGCAGAGCCAAATACTGTATGAGAGGAGATTCTGCAATCCAAGCTGTAACCGAAGTGCAGATGAGGGTCCAGATGGTTTATTCACTGCAGGGTTCCAATCACATATACTAATCTGTGAGCACAGGTGGACATCCAAGTGCTCCTCGGGCGCCGCCGCCTGTTCCCCAATAGATGGTTGTTCCGTAGAGTCGGGACACTTGGATTCACCGAGAGGAATGTGGCGATAAAGCTGTCGCCGAGGGCATAAATCAAGCGACGAGGTGAGCTGCATTCAGGATCAGAGAAAAACCACTCTGCCCCGTGCTTCATCAGGCGGGAGGTGAGTTTTCAGCTGGATGGCGGAGGCGCATTTTTCAGGCGCAGGTGCGCGACCAACGATGAGTAAGAATCTCTCTGGACCAAGTTTTCGCTGCGGCGCAACGAGCTGGTGTTGAATGAAAGGAGCTGTCATCGCTCGCCATACGCACGGCTCATAAATCTTGCAGGCCAAGCACAAGATGTTTTTAGTCCGCCATGTTTATTTATACAACCCCCCATGGTTAGGGCCCTCTGAAGGCTCTCCTCAAAGGATCAGTGAGAAAAACTTGTCTTCACTTAtagtttttctgtttattttgttacaGTCAATATGGATGTAGCGCTTAAGACGCAACAACAAGGTTTGTATGGGAGAATGAGAACAAATGCTGAAAGCTAATCATGAAAATGATGTTGTTAGGTTGAATAACTTCTGAAAATTGGAGCCGAAGCACACCTTCTGAATGGGAATTCATCAAATGAACCTTTAGATGTGTGCAATAACCACATCTTATAATATCTTCTAGTTTGCAGTAGGAAAGACAGCCAACATGTTAAAACTGTCTTGCTGTATCACATCACTGATGCAGTACAACAACATGATTTGATCTGTATTCGCAGCGTCAgattttagttgtttttaaaacataaaaGTGTTATTTATACCCATCAGAGGCCTGTAATTGTCCATGGTTGTGGCCTGAATTGGTGTTTAGGTTAAAGCAAAGGAAGTAGTGAAACACTTCTGTTGTTTGTGTACGGCTCGAGTCGTTGTTAAGATTCTGCAGTAATTCTGAAGTTAAACTTTGCAGCGAGGCCTCGGCAACGCCGCAGAAGCCACGCGGAGCATCTGAGAGGCGCTTACGGCCCGGAGCGCCACAAGTGAAGGATTCCAGAGTGACAAACACAAATATGGGATAATTGAGGAATATTTGTGGCCTGGGCTCCTCCCggactgtttgtttgtgttcccTCCCTGCAGAATGTCGGCCGTATCTGATGCTGCTCAGTCAGCTTCGACTggacgggggaggaggggaggcatTGGGGGGGAACTGTCGCGATTCATTGCGAACTCATGCGGGATTCCACGCTAGAGTTCGTGTGTGAAATTAAAATCACTGTGAAGGGCCAGACGTGCCATAGCAGGAATACTGGCACCAAAGAAGCTATTCTGCTCTGCAGGCTCATCTGCAGTTCAGGATAGTAGCGTTCGGAGCATTTCcagtctgtttatttatttgttcggGAGCAAATGTTTGCTACTTGGCAGCTTGAAaagtttccttccttcctgttcatCATGCTCTTGTCTCTGCCATCAGGGGCTCAGGGACAGCCTAAAATCTTGATGGTTGATATCTTTAACCTCTATCCGTGCAGCAATCGCTTCTCACTCTCCTCGGCCTTGTAGCTCACTCCCAGCTGCTATGCATCTTGTTGATAGTTCTCTTTAAATATTTGCCTCCAGTCTTTTGCCCCTGATGTCACAGGGCCAGACGTTTCTGTGTTTGCACACAGGAGGGAGAATCTTCCATACATGTGTCCATATAAGGGCTCTCTGGGTAGGCGAGGCAGAGGAGGCAGGCGGGCAGGACGCTTTTGTGAGGACCAAAGACTCGCTTGATATTTCTTTCCATTTCAGAGGGCAATAAAACACTCCTCACGGTGAAGAGGAGGGTGCTGGACTTCTAGGGTCGTGTATGACAAGAAACAAGCATCTGGCCACTCTCGGAGAACACTTATTGTAGTTTCCATTTTTGCTGTGCAGAAACTCCAGTTTTCTAAATCTGAAGAAGAAAGTAGAGGTTTCCATTGAGCGCTGAAGTTTTCCCGTGAACTTCAGACCACAAATGACCATAGGCTGGCAGAGGGAAGGCTGTAATCGGGAAGGTTTGTTAGGATCTCTGATGACGAGACATTCCAGTGCGGTTTTGAATGCCTCACAGGCTGTGCTCGCCGTGACGAGCTCACAGTGGTCTGCAGCGAGGAATCCCACAGGAGCACGCAGTTGTGCAGCACCTGCATTCTTCAACCTAAGCCCGTCTGCAGCCTGGTGTTTGATCAGAGACCGTGACCGTTTCGACTTACCACCTGATGAGACAGTTGTGCAGAGCTACTGGGctcagaggggaggggggggaagggTTCTCTTCAGGAGTCTTTGGTGGGGACGGTTCAGCGTGGGTCAAACAAACATTCCAATAATTGACACATTTGAACACATGCTAAAACAGCAAACCCTGATTAGCAACATCTCATGTTCACCttgttgttttaaaaggaaTAAAGTGAAGAGTCTTTGATAGAAATGTAGAATCAATTTCAACAAATGCTCttattttggtaaaaaaaaaaaaaaaaaggtttatcaATGTATAAATAAGCAACTGTCAATATTTGACCAAAAGAACAATTTTTTGTTTGAGTAAGTTATATTTTAATGCAGCAGACACTGTTGCATAATAAAATAATATCTAGTGTAAATAAAACATCAGTTCAAGTATGGACTATAACATAGATCCATGCAGGATAGAATTTCCCTGTGATTAtccattttttctgtctccaCACCAAATCCTTTCAGGAAAATTGGCATCAGAGTTGAGAAAAATGTGCTGAGCACAGTGTGGAGTGTTTATTCAGCTTTAATACAGGGCAGCGAGGCTTCAGCATCGAGAGGAGACAAGGAGCCAAGAGCTTTTTTCCCCGTCTTTTCTGAGTAGGTTGAGTAAAGTTTCCTTATTAAGACTGAAACCTTGGATGGACAAGGGTTGCATTTCACTTGCGACAGTTTCAAACCCAGGAGAGGCTGCAGATTAGTGCAGTCTGAGCTGAGCTTCATTCACTGTCAGGAATGACGACACACGTCGGGGGAAAATCCAAGCAAATGGCTGAAAAACAGCCTGGTGTAGGAGGACCATGTGTTGGAGTGAAACAATATCGTTTGGGAGATATTCCCAATGCTGCCCATGGAGTT
The nucleotide sequence above comes from Takifugu rubripes chromosome 9, fTakRub1.2, whole genome shotgun sequence. Encoded proteins:
- the tpm1 gene encoding tropomyosin alpha-1 chain — its product is MAGVTSLEAVKRKIRVLQEKTDAAEERAEKLQRELLAHKKEREQAEAEVASLNRRIQLVEEELDRAQERLGTALTKLEEAEKAADESERGMKVIENRAMKDEEKMELQEIQLKEAKHIAEEADRKYEEVARKLVIIEGDLERTEERAELAESKCAELEEELKTVTNNLKSLEAQAEKYSQKEDKYEEEIKVLTDKLKEAETRAEFAERTVAKLEKTIDDLEEKLSQAKEENLDMHQMMDQTLMELNNL